One Burkholderia thailandensis E264 genomic window carries:
- a CDS encoding ABC transporter ATP-binding protein → MSAPAAAPAPATVRVEHVARRFGTVDAVRDVSFEVARGEIFGLVGPDGAGKTTLMRMLAGVLRPDAGRIELDGVDVIAAPERARLSLSYMPQRFGLYEDLTVDENVFFYGELFEVPRARYRADLADLLAAAGLGPFRRRLAGQLSGGMKQKLGLVCALIHRPNVLLLDEPTTGVDPVSRRDFWTILYRLRETGVTIVMSTAYMDEAQRCSRLALLHAGAVRRCDTPARLKRSMPGALVAVGGGDPRAIRDALAGAPGVLGTLMMGDRVHVRVDDAASRTPELDARLASRGIAHAPIVGIEPGIEDTFVALVGDAG, encoded by the coding sequence ATGAGCGCGCCCGCCGCCGCCCCGGCCCCGGCGACCGTGCGCGTCGAGCATGTCGCGCGCCGCTTCGGCACGGTCGATGCGGTGCGCGACGTGAGCTTCGAGGTCGCGCGCGGCGAGATTTTCGGCCTCGTCGGCCCGGACGGCGCGGGCAAGACGACGCTGATGCGGATGCTCGCGGGCGTGCTGCGCCCGGATGCGGGCCGCATCGAGCTCGACGGCGTCGACGTGATCGCCGCCCCCGAGCGCGCGCGGCTGTCGCTCAGCTACATGCCGCAGCGCTTCGGGCTGTACGAAGATCTCACCGTCGACGAGAACGTGTTCTTCTACGGCGAGCTGTTCGAGGTGCCGCGCGCGCGGTATCGCGCGGACCTCGCCGATCTGCTTGCGGCGGCGGGGCTCGGGCCGTTCCGGCGGCGGCTCGCGGGCCAGTTGTCGGGCGGCATGAAGCAGAAGCTCGGGCTCGTGTGCGCGCTGATCCACCGGCCGAACGTGCTGCTGCTCGACGAGCCGACGACGGGCGTCGATCCCGTGTCCCGCCGCGACTTCTGGACGATTCTCTACCGGCTGCGGGAGACCGGCGTGACGATCGTGATGTCGACCGCGTACATGGATGAAGCGCAGCGCTGCTCGCGGCTCGCGCTGCTGCACGCGGGCGCCGTGCGGCGGTGCGACACGCCGGCGCGGCTGAAGCGCTCGATGCCGGGCGCGCTCGTCGCGGTCGGCGGCGGCGATCCGCGCGCGATCCGCGACGCGCTCGCCGGTGCGCCCGGCGTGCTCGGCACGCTGATGATGGGCGATCGCGTGCACGTGCGCGTCGACGACGCGGCGAGCCGCACGCCCGAGCTCGATGCGCGGCTCGCCTCGCGCGGCATCGCGCATGCGCCGATCGTCGGGATCGAGCCCGGCATCGAGGATACGTTCGTCGCGCTCGTCGGAGACGCCGGATGA
- a CDS encoding efflux RND transporter periplasmic adaptor subunit produces the protein MGRRLLLALALLAFIFGGLFLWRESRVQAADHPPAALPALTVPAVAVRAAPERVTLDAVGSLDAVRQVTLAPEVAGRIVALQFDAGAAVRKGQLIVQLFDEPEHAKLASIQAKAAYAKRQLDRSQALAQTGAEPRNLFDQHRFDFDAAAADIRETQAVITQKAVRAPFDGVLGLRRVNLGQYLNAGDAIATLTDLDTLYANFTVPQKSLSQLRLGQSVSITTDAYPERTLVARVSAIEPQISADTRNVAVQATLSNPDRLLRPGMYIQARLELPPRERALTVPDTAVQTSQRGESVLVVGKPGRDGLGVVRLQPVRTGRRADGRIAIADGLRPGDVVVTSGQVRLAAGDRVKVALDDGAGSGAAQ, from the coding sequence ATGGGCCGTCGGCTATTGCTTGCATTGGCGCTGTTGGCGTTCATCTTCGGCGGGCTGTTCCTGTGGCGGGAAAGCCGCGTGCAGGCCGCCGATCATCCCCCCGCCGCGCTCCCCGCGCTGACGGTCCCGGCCGTCGCCGTGCGCGCCGCGCCCGAGCGCGTGACGCTCGACGCGGTCGGCTCGCTCGACGCGGTCCGGCAGGTGACGCTCGCGCCCGAAGTGGCCGGGCGCATCGTCGCGCTGCAGTTCGACGCGGGCGCGGCGGTGCGCAAGGGGCAACTGATCGTCCAGCTCTTCGACGAGCCGGAGCACGCGAAGCTCGCGTCGATCCAGGCGAAGGCCGCCTACGCGAAGCGCCAGCTCGACCGGTCGCAGGCGCTCGCGCAGACGGGCGCGGAGCCGCGCAACCTCTTCGATCAGCACCGCTTCGATTTCGACGCGGCCGCGGCCGACATCCGCGAGACGCAGGCGGTGATCACGCAAAAGGCGGTGCGCGCGCCGTTCGACGGCGTGCTCGGCCTGCGCCGCGTGAACCTCGGCCAATATCTGAACGCGGGCGACGCGATCGCGACGCTCACCGATCTCGACACGCTGTACGCGAACTTCACGGTGCCGCAGAAGAGCCTGAGCCAGTTGCGTCTCGGCCAGAGCGTATCGATCACGACGGACGCGTATCCGGAGCGCACGCTCGTCGCGCGCGTGAGCGCGATCGAGCCGCAGATCAGCGCCGACACGCGCAACGTCGCCGTGCAGGCGACGCTGTCGAACCCCGATCGCCTGCTGCGCCCGGGCATGTACATCCAGGCGCGGCTCGAGCTGCCGCCGCGCGAGCGCGCGCTGACCGTGCCCGACACCGCGGTGCAGACTTCGCAGCGCGGCGAATCGGTGCTCGTCGTCGGCAAGCCGGGCCGCGACGGGCTCGGCGTCGTGCGGCTGCAGCCGGTGAGAACCGGCCGGCGCGCCGACGGCCGCATCGCGATCGCAGACGGGCTGCGCCCGGGCGACGTGGTCGTCACGTCGGGCCAGGTACGGCTCGCGGCGGGCGACAGGGTGAAGGTCGCGCTCGACGACGGCGCGGGCTCGGGAGCCGCGCAATGA
- a CDS encoding ABC transporter permease, with protein MRIRRLIAIAYKETLQIWRDPRSLAVALLMPLMQMALLGYGVSLDIKHVPLCVHDEERSQLSRELIERFVSSGWFAGVRTLGSEAALRSAVDRHACAAAVVVPVDFSRTVATRGAAAVQTIFDATDTNTTNIAIGYARGVLAQFGADLNARWQAAHGVPAQTVGAIDLEPRVWFNEGLDSRNFVIPGVVAVILALVGAQLTSLTIAREWERGTMEQLISTPVSPLELMLGKVIPYFAVGFVDAAFCLLATVYWFGVPFHGSVPALVATTALFTLVVLGIGYLMSVRIRSQLGASQIALLLTMLPTTMLSGYTFAIEQMPAPIRAMTFVVYARYYVTILRSVFLKGGPIANIAAPFAALALYAFVIGWLSVRALRKRID; from the coding sequence ATGCGCATCCGGCGGCTGATCGCGATCGCGTACAAGGAGACGCTGCAGATCTGGCGCGATCCGCGCAGCCTCGCGGTCGCGCTGCTGATGCCGCTCATGCAGATGGCGCTGCTCGGCTACGGCGTGAGCCTCGACATCAAGCACGTGCCGCTTTGCGTGCACGACGAGGAGCGCAGCCAGCTGAGCCGCGAGCTGATCGAGCGCTTCGTGTCGTCCGGCTGGTTCGCCGGCGTGCGCACGCTCGGCAGCGAAGCCGCGCTGCGCTCGGCCGTCGACCGCCACGCGTGCGCCGCGGCCGTCGTCGTGCCCGTCGACTTCTCGCGCACCGTCGCCACGCGCGGCGCGGCGGCGGTGCAGACGATCTTCGATGCGACCGACACGAACACGACGAACATCGCGATCGGCTACGCGCGCGGCGTGCTCGCGCAATTCGGCGCGGACCTGAACGCGCGCTGGCAGGCGGCGCACGGCGTGCCCGCGCAAACCGTCGGCGCGATCGATCTGGAGCCGCGCGTGTGGTTCAACGAAGGGCTCGACAGCCGCAATTTCGTCATTCCGGGGGTCGTCGCGGTGATCCTCGCGCTTGTCGGCGCGCAACTCACGTCGCTCACGATCGCGCGCGAATGGGAGCGCGGCACGATGGAGCAGTTGATCTCGACGCCTGTCTCGCCGCTCGAGCTGATGCTCGGCAAGGTGATTCCGTATTTCGCGGTCGGCTTCGTCGACGCGGCGTTCTGCCTGCTCGCCACCGTCTACTGGTTCGGCGTGCCGTTTCACGGCAGCGTGCCCGCGCTCGTCGCGACGACCGCGCTCTTCACGCTCGTCGTGCTCGGCATCGGCTATCTGATGTCGGTGCGCATCCGCAGCCAGTTGGGGGCGAGCCAGATCGCGCTGCTGCTGACGATGCTGCCGACGACGATGCTCTCCGGCTACACGTTCGCGATCGAGCAGATGCCGGCGCCGATCCGGGCGATGACGTTCGTCGTGTACGCGCGCTACTACGTGACGATCCTGCGCTCGGTGTTCCTGAAGGGCGGGCCGATCGCGAACATCGCGGCGCCGTTCGCGGCGCTCGCGCTGTACGCGTTCGTGATCGGCTGGCTGAGCGTGCGCGCGTTGCGCAAGCGCATCGATTGA
- a CDS encoding ABC transporter ATP-binding protein: MTRATIPPARGTPGAPRAAEASARAGAARPDAHAVVVARGLTKRFGAFTAVDALDLSIARGEVVGFIGPNGAGKSTTIRLLCGLFAPSAGSATVAGFDVGTQAEAVRAHIGYMSQKFSLYGDLSCRENLRFFAGIYQVPRDIRDARIRFAIEMAGLEGREDALVSTLAGGWRQRLALGCAILHRPPVLFLDEPTSGVEPQARRRFWDLIHGLAADGVTVLVSTHYMDEAEYCNRIALIDAGRLIALGSPQALRERELGGALFELACAPLGEAVTVLRGARGVIDASIFGDRLHVLVARDMPALALRDALAAARIDAGEPQPVRPSLEDVFVRLVARADERKRSEPCASGG, translated from the coding sequence ATGACGCGCGCGACGATACCGCCCGCGCGCGGCACGCCGGGCGCGCCGCGCGCCGCCGAGGCAAGCGCGCGCGCGGGCGCGGCGCGGCCCGACGCGCACGCCGTCGTCGTCGCGCGCGGGTTGACGAAGCGCTTCGGCGCGTTCACCGCGGTCGACGCGCTCGATCTGTCGATCGCGCGCGGCGAGGTCGTCGGCTTCATCGGCCCGAACGGCGCGGGCAAATCGACGACGATCCGGCTGTTGTGCGGGCTGTTCGCGCCGAGCGCCGGCAGCGCGACGGTCGCCGGCTTCGACGTGGGCACGCAGGCCGAGGCGGTGCGCGCGCACATCGGCTACATGTCGCAGAAATTCTCGCTGTACGGCGATCTGTCGTGCCGCGAGAACCTGCGCTTCTTCGCGGGCATCTACCAGGTGCCGCGCGACATACGCGACGCGCGCATCCGCTTCGCGATCGAGATGGCCGGGCTCGAAGGGCGCGAGGATGCGCTCGTGAGCACGCTCGCGGGCGGCTGGCGGCAACGGCTCGCGCTCGGCTGCGCGATCCTGCATCGGCCGCCCGTGCTGTTTCTCGACGAGCCCACCTCCGGCGTCGAGCCGCAGGCGCGCCGGCGCTTCTGGGATCTGATCCACGGGCTCGCGGCCGACGGCGTGACGGTGCTCGTGTCGACGCATTACATGGACGAGGCCGAGTACTGCAACCGGATCGCACTGATCGACGCGGGCCGGCTGATCGCGCTCGGCAGCCCGCAAGCGTTGCGCGAGCGCGAGCTGGGCGGCGCGCTGTTCGAGCTCGCGTGCGCGCCGCTCGGCGAGGCGGTCACCGTGCTGCGCGGCGCGCGCGGCGTCATCGACGCGTCGATCTTCGGCGACCGGCTGCACGTGCTCGTCGCGCGCGACATGCCGGCGCTCGCGCTGCGCGACGCGCTCGCCGCCGCGCGCATCGACGCGGGCGAGCCGCAGCCGGTCCGCCCGAGCCTCGAGGACGTGTTCGTGCGGCTCGTCGCGCGCGCCGACGAACGCAAGCGGAGCGAACCATGCGCATCCGGCGGCTGA
- a CDS encoding HlyD family secretion protein codes for MPNPRRLRLTLTVALAAAALGFAALRSPGWFGAPKPPPRIVVSGNIEAHESVLSFTQVQAPIVYLPFDEGARVTRGTVLARVDDRVYRRQTDIDRANVDVQTAQVEANRSNVAALEHGVLSDRFDLDEKRLDFVRADTLARQSAVSQQSRDLAQTAARQSAAALARDEALLAAARNDVALAVAGVAAAQAKRKLDEATLSYTELAAPFDGVIAVRHAELGQLAGPGVAIFTIAELDHVWLRAYVNEPDVGRIRLGEPADVRTDAYPSAVYRGRISFVSPQAEFTPKTVETHEERVTQVYRVRIDIDNPTHELLPGMPADATIAALASGR; via the coding sequence ATGCCGAACCCACGCCGCCTTCGCCTGACGCTGACCGTCGCGCTCGCCGCCGCCGCGCTCGGCTTTGCCGCGCTGCGCTCGCCCGGGTGGTTCGGCGCGCCGAAGCCGCCGCCGCGGATCGTCGTGTCGGGCAACATCGAAGCGCACGAAAGCGTGCTGAGCTTCACGCAAGTGCAGGCGCCGATCGTCTACCTGCCGTTCGACGAAGGCGCGCGCGTCACGCGCGGCACCGTGCTCGCGCGCGTCGACGACCGCGTGTACCGGCGGCAGACCGACATCGACCGCGCGAACGTCGACGTGCAGACCGCGCAGGTCGAAGCGAACCGCAGCAACGTCGCGGCGCTCGAGCACGGTGTGCTCAGCGACCGCTTCGATCTCGACGAAAAGCGGCTCGACTTCGTGCGCGCCGATACGCTCGCGCGGCAATCCGCGGTGTCGCAGCAATCGCGCGACCTCGCGCAGACGGCCGCGCGCCAGTCCGCCGCGGCGCTCGCGCGCGACGAGGCGCTGCTTGCCGCCGCGCGCAACGACGTCGCGCTCGCCGTGGCGGGCGTCGCGGCCGCGCAGGCGAAGCGCAAGCTCGACGAGGCGACGCTGTCGTACACCGAGCTCGCCGCGCCGTTCGACGGCGTGATCGCGGTGCGGCATGCGGAGCTCGGCCAGCTCGCGGGGCCGGGCGTCGCGATCTTCACGATCGCCGAGCTCGATCACGTCTGGCTGCGCGCCTACGTGAACGAGCCCGACGTCGGGCGCATCCGGCTCGGCGAGCCCGCCGACGTGCGCACCGACGCGTATCCGTCGGCCGTCTATCGCGGCCGGATCAGCTTCGTGTCGCCGCAGGCCGAATTCACGCCGAAGACGGTCGAGACGCACGAGGAGCGGGTCACGCAGGTCTATCGGGTCCGCATCGACATCGACAACCCGACGCACGAGCTGTTGCCCGGCATGCCGGCCGATGCGACGATCGCCGCGCTCGCGAGCGGCCGATGA
- a CDS encoding helix-turn-helix transcriptional regulator: MDDNFSKQEIPVSERVLNVLKRRGPLQAAELGAYLGTTGEAARQQLKKLEAEGLVEAENMPQGVGRPARIWRLTSLGHGHFPDAHADMTVDLIRIIRTTLGQPTLDLLIAARETEMRRTYAQTLAGVTDPEKRIARLAELRDREGYFAEWSRAPDGDGWLFIENHCPICAAATACQGFCRSELEIFREMLGDALTIERIEHIPAGARRCAYRIRPSGAGEAAEDGRARRE; the protein is encoded by the coding sequence ATGGACGATAATTTTTCAAAACAGGAAATTCCGGTCTCCGAGCGCGTGCTGAACGTGCTGAAGCGGCGCGGGCCGCTGCAGGCGGCCGAACTCGGCGCGTACCTCGGCACGACGGGCGAAGCCGCGCGGCAGCAATTGAAGAAGCTCGAGGCGGAAGGGCTCGTCGAGGCGGAGAACATGCCGCAGGGCGTCGGGCGGCCGGCGCGGATCTGGCGGCTCACGTCGCTCGGCCACGGTCACTTTCCGGACGCGCACGCGGACATGACGGTCGACCTGATCCGGATCATCCGCACGACGCTCGGCCAGCCGACGCTCGATCTGCTGATCGCCGCGCGCGAGACGGAGATGCGCCGCACGTACGCGCAGACGCTCGCCGGCGTGACGGACCCGGAGAAGCGGATCGCGCGGCTCGCCGAGCTGCGCGACCGCGAGGGCTATTTCGCCGAGTGGTCGCGCGCGCCCGACGGCGACGGTTGGCTCTTCATCGAGAATCACTGCCCGATCTGCGCGGCCGCGACCGCGTGCCAGGGGTTCTGCCGCTCGGAACTCGAGATCTTTCGCGAGATGCTGGGCGATGCGCTGACGATCGAGCGCATCGAGCACATCCCGGCCGGCGCGCGGCGCTGCGCGTACCGGATTCGGCCGAGCGGCGCGGGCGAGGCGGCGGAAGACGGGCGCGCGCGTCGCGAATGA
- a CDS encoding N-acyl-D-amino-acid deacylase family protein yields MARYDTIIRNGLWFDGTGAAPRMRELGIRDGRVAMVSEAPLAADGASVIDAAGKWVMPGFVDIHTHYDAEILVSPGLPESVRHGVTSVFLGSCSLSTVHANALDCTDLFSRVEALPREQMLAVLSRVKTWDTAAAYVRHLESLPLGPNVAAFLGHSDLRTHVLGLGRAVDDRVRPHEAELQRMERLLDDALDAGFVGLSSMTTPWDKLDGERYRSKSLPSTFATWREYRRLNRVLRRRGRVLQSAPNTTNPLNGLLFMAESCGYFVRKPLRTSLLVAADSKAAPRGTIDVQLGGVRLANALFRGELVWQHLPVPFEVYADGIDFVIFEEFGAGRAALHLNDALERNRLLQNEGYRREFRRQVGKGLDLRLWTRDLHDTRIVGCPDASVVGKSFGQVADERGIHPADVFLDLVVAHGQQLRWCMTIANHRADVLDRIATHPSLQIGFADSGAHLRNMAFYNAPVRFLRRVREAERAGRPFMSVQQAVHRLTGELGAYFGVDAGTLRAGDRADIAIVDPAHLDASVDAYHEEEMAVFGGLRRLVNRSGAAIAATLVNGQLVYRDGAFAEGFGDTRRCGQFLRAASR; encoded by the coding sequence ATGGCGCGCTACGACACAATCATCCGCAACGGCTTGTGGTTCGACGGCACGGGCGCCGCGCCCCGCATGCGCGAGCTCGGCATTCGTGACGGCCGCGTCGCGATGGTGTCGGAGGCGCCGCTCGCCGCGGACGGCGCGAGCGTGATCGACGCCGCCGGCAAATGGGTGATGCCCGGCTTCGTCGACATCCACACGCATTACGACGCCGAGATTCTCGTCTCGCCGGGGCTGCCCGAATCGGTGCGGCACGGCGTGACGAGCGTCTTTCTCGGCTCGTGCTCGCTGTCGACGGTCCATGCGAACGCGCTCGACTGCACCGACCTCTTCAGCCGCGTCGAGGCGCTGCCGCGCGAGCAGATGCTCGCCGTGCTGTCGCGCGTGAAGACCTGGGACACCGCGGCTGCGTACGTCCGCCATCTCGAATCGCTGCCGCTCGGCCCGAACGTCGCCGCGTTCCTGGGCCACTCGGACCTGCGCACGCACGTGCTGGGCCTCGGGCGCGCGGTCGACGACCGCGTACGCCCGCACGAGGCCGAGCTGCAACGGATGGAGCGGCTGCTCGACGACGCGCTCGACGCGGGCTTCGTCGGCCTGTCGTCGATGACGACGCCTTGGGACAAGCTCGACGGCGAGCGCTACCGGTCGAAGTCGCTGCCGTCGACGTTCGCGACGTGGCGCGAATACCGGCGGCTGAACCGCGTGCTGCGCCGCCGCGGCCGCGTGCTGCAGAGCGCGCCGAACACGACGAATCCGCTGAACGGCCTGCTCTTCATGGCCGAGAGCTGCGGCTACTTCGTGCGCAAGCCGCTGCGCACGTCGCTGCTCGTCGCGGCGGACAGCAAGGCGGCGCCGCGCGGCACCATCGACGTGCAGCTCGGCGGCGTGCGGCTCGCGAACGCGCTGTTTCGCGGCGAGCTCGTCTGGCAGCATCTGCCGGTGCCGTTCGAGGTCTACGCGGACGGCATCGATTTCGTGATCTTCGAGGAATTCGGCGCGGGCCGCGCGGCGCTCCATTTGAACGACGCGCTCGAGCGCAACCGGCTGCTGCAGAACGAAGGCTATCGGCGCGAGTTCCGCAGGCAGGTCGGCAAGGGGCTCGATCTGCGGCTCTGGACGCGCGATCTGCACGACACGCGGATCGTCGGATGTCCGGACGCGTCGGTCGTCGGCAAGTCGTTCGGCCAGGTCGCGGACGAGCGCGGCATCCATCCGGCGGACGTGTTCCTCGATCTCGTCGTCGCGCACGGGCAGCAACTGCGCTGGTGCATGACGATCGCGAATCACCGCGCGGACGTGCTCGACCGGATCGCGACGCATCCGTCGCTGCAGATCGGCTTCGCCGATTCGGGCGCGCACCTGCGCAACATGGCGTTCTACAACGCGCCCGTGCGCTTCCTGCGCCGCGTGCGCGAGGCCGAGCGCGCCGGCCGGCCGTTCATGTCGGTGCAGCAGGCGGTGCATCGGCTGACGGGCGAGCTCGGCGCGTACTTCGGCGTCGACGCCGGCACGCTGCGCGCGGGCGACCGCGCCGATATCGCGATCGTCGATCCCGCGCATCTCGACGCGTCGGTCGACGCGTATCACGAAGAGGAGATGGCCGTGTTCGGCGGGCTGCGGCGGCTCGTGAACCGCAGCGGCGCGGCGATCGCGGCGACGCTCGTCAACGGGCAGCTCGTGTATCGCGACGGCGCGTTCGCCGAAGGCTTCGGCGACACGCGCCGCTGCGGGCAATTCCTGCGCGCGGCGTCGCGCTAG
- a CDS encoding efflux RND transporter permease subunit, translated as MNAGAPHDSGAARARFTDVFVRRPVLSLVFSLLILLVGLRALMSLPVRQYPALESATISVATDYPGASQDLMQGFVTTPIAQSIATADGIEYITSTTTQGKSVVKARLRLNANADRAMTEVMAKVQQVKYKLPADAYDSVITKLTDAPTAVMYLGFASDTLSIPQITDYVVRVAQPLVTTVPGVASAEILGGQNLAMRVWLDATRLAAHGLAAGDVAAAIRANNVQAAPGQVKGSLTIADISANTDLTDVGAFNEMVVKSAPNGGGLVRLKDVATVEIGGENYNSSALMNGRRAVYIAVNATPAGNPLEIVRGVGAVLPAMERNKPASVQIANMFDGARFVNASIAEVRSTLTEAIAIVVVVIFLFLGSFRAVIIPVLTIPLSLVGSAALMLAAGFSLNLLTLLAMVLAIGLVVDDAIVVVENIHRHIEQGEPPVRAALIGAREIASPVLVMMATLISVYAPIGLMGGLTGSLFKEFAFTLAGAVLVSGIVALTLSPMLGSLLLTSRMSEGRVAKAIERTLERVTHAYRRGLHASLAARPAILLIGAGVLAGIVLLFSGVKRELAPQEDQGSIMVAVKAPQYANLDYMERYAPDIERVFRTLPEADTSFILNSYGGSNLGFAGVNLVDWDKRTRSAAALQALIQARGDGIRGDRVFAFQLPALPASSGGLPIQMVLRAPSGFADLYAQMERIKAAAQKSGLFAVLDSDLTFDSRAVGVTIDRNQANTLGVTMKDIADTLAVLVGENYVNRFNFKGRSYDVIPQVSRGERLSSEMLSRYYVKTGSGQMIPLSTVIHVTNGSQANALSQFNQMNAATFSAVPAPGVTMGDAVAFLEAQKLPAGFSIDWLGESRQYVQEGNRLAVTFGFALIVIFLVLAAQFESLRDPLVILVSVPLSICGALAPLYLGFATLNIYTQIGLVTLIGLISKHGILMVSFANDLQRHEGLGRREAIERAAAVRLRPILMTTAAMVAGLVPLVFAAGAGAASRFAIGITVSTGMLVGTLFTLFVLPTVYTFVAKDHGAAMRSERAQLLAATR; from the coding sequence ATGAACGCCGGCGCGCCCCACGATTCCGGCGCGGCCCGCGCGCGCTTCACGGACGTGTTCGTCCGCCGCCCGGTGCTGTCGCTCGTGTTCAGCCTGCTGATCCTGCTCGTCGGCCTGCGCGCGCTGATGTCGCTGCCGGTGCGCCAGTATCCGGCGCTCGAGAGCGCGACGATCAGCGTCGCGACCGATTATCCGGGCGCGTCGCAAGACCTGATGCAGGGCTTCGTGACGACGCCGATCGCGCAATCGATCGCGACCGCCGACGGCATCGAGTACATCACGTCGACGACGACGCAAGGCAAGAGCGTCGTGAAGGCGCGGCTGCGCCTGAACGCGAACGCGGACCGCGCGATGACCGAGGTGATGGCCAAGGTCCAGCAGGTGAAGTACAAGCTGCCCGCCGACGCGTACGATTCGGTGATCACGAAGCTCACCGACGCGCCGACCGCGGTGATGTATCTCGGCTTCGCGAGCGATACGCTGTCGATTCCGCAGATCACCGATTATGTGGTGCGCGTCGCGCAGCCGCTCGTGACGACGGTGCCGGGCGTCGCCTCCGCCGAGATCCTCGGCGGCCAGAACCTCGCGATGCGCGTCTGGCTCGACGCGACGCGGCTCGCCGCGCACGGGCTCGCCGCGGGCGACGTCGCCGCGGCGATCCGCGCGAACAACGTGCAGGCGGCGCCGGGCCAGGTCAAGGGCTCGCTCACGATCGCCGACATCTCGGCGAACACCGATCTGACCGACGTCGGCGCGTTCAACGAGATGGTCGTGAAAAGCGCGCCGAACGGCGGCGGCCTCGTGCGGCTGAAGGACGTCGCGACCGTGGAGATCGGCGGCGAGAACTACAACTCGAGCGCGCTGATGAACGGCCGCCGCGCGGTGTACATCGCGGTCAACGCGACGCCCGCGGGCAACCCGCTCGAGATCGTGCGCGGCGTCGGCGCGGTGCTGCCCGCGATGGAGCGCAACAAGCCCGCGAGCGTCCAGATCGCGAACATGTTCGACGGCGCGCGCTTCGTCAACGCGTCGATCGCCGAGGTCCGCTCGACGCTCACCGAGGCGATCGCGATCGTCGTCGTCGTGATCTTCCTGTTCCTCGGCTCGTTTCGCGCGGTGATCATCCCGGTGCTGACGATTCCGCTGTCGCTCGTCGGCTCGGCGGCGCTGATGCTCGCCGCGGGCTTCTCGCTGAACCTGCTGACGCTGCTCGCGATGGTGCTTGCGATCGGGCTCGTCGTCGACGATGCGATCGTCGTCGTCGAGAACATCCACCGCCACATCGAGCAGGGCGAGCCGCCCGTGCGCGCGGCGCTGATCGGCGCGCGCGAGATCGCGTCGCCCGTGCTCGTGATGATGGCGACGCTGATCTCCGTCTATGCGCCGATCGGGCTGATGGGCGGCCTCACCGGCTCGCTGTTCAAGGAGTTCGCGTTCACGCTCGCGGGCGCGGTGCTCGTGTCGGGCATCGTCGCGCTCACGCTGTCGCCGATGCTCGGCTCGCTGCTGCTCACGAGCAGGATGTCCGAGGGCCGCGTCGCGAAGGCGATCGAGCGCACGCTCGAGCGCGTGACGCATGCGTACCGGCGCGGCCTGCACGCGAGCCTCGCCGCGCGGCCCGCGATTCTGCTGATCGGCGCCGGCGTGCTCGCGGGCATCGTGCTGCTCTTCTCGGGCGTGAAGCGCGAGCTCGCGCCGCAGGAGGACCAGGGCTCGATCATGGTCGCGGTGAAGGCGCCGCAGTACGCGAACCTCGATTACATGGAACGCTACGCGCCCGATATCGAGCGCGTGTTCCGCACGCTGCCCGAGGCCGACACGAGCTTCATCCTGAACAGCTACGGCGGCAGCAATCTCGGCTTCGCGGGCGTGAACCTCGTCGACTGGGACAAGCGCACGCGCAGCGCGGCGGCGCTGCAGGCGCTGATCCAGGCGCGCGGCGACGGAATTCGCGGCGACCGCGTGTTCGCGTTCCAGTTGCCGGCGCTGCCCGCGTCGAGCGGCGGGCTGCCGATCCAGATGGTGCTGCGCGCGCCGTCGGGCTTCGCGGATCTCTACGCGCAGATGGAACGGATCAAGGCGGCCGCGCAAAAGAGCGGCCTCTTCGCGGTGCTCGACAGCGATCTGACGTTCGACAGCCGCGCGGTGGGCGTGACGATCGACCGCAATCAGGCGAACACGCTCGGCGTGACGATGAAGGACATCGCCGACACGCTCGCCGTGCTCGTCGGCGAGAACTACGTGAACCGCTTCAACTTCAAGGGCCGCTCGTACGACGTGATCCCGCAGGTGTCGCGCGGCGAGCGGCTGTCCTCCGAGATGCTCAGCCGCTATTACGTGAAGACGGGCTCGGGGCAGATGATTCCGCTGTCGACCGTGATTCACGTGACGAACGGCAGCCAGGCGAACGCGCTCAGCCAGTTCAACCAGATGAACGCGGCGACGTTCTCCGCGGTGCCCGCGCCCGGCGTGACGATGGGCGACGCGGTGGCGTTCCTCGAGGCGCAGAAGCTGCCCGCCGGCTTCTCGATCGACTGGCTCGGCGAATCGCGGCAATACGTGCAGGAAGGCAACCGGCTCGCCGTCACGTTCGGCTTCGCGCTGATCGTGATCTTCCTCGTGCTCGCCGCGCAGTTCGAGAGCCTGCGCGATCCGCTCGTGATCCTGGTGTCGGTGCCGCTGTCGATCTGCGGCGCGCTCGCCCCGCTCTACCTCGGTTTCGCGACGCTCAACATCTATACGCAGATCGGGCTCGTCACGCTGATCGGGCTGATCTCGAAGCACGGAATCCTGATGGTCAGCTTCGCCAACGATCTGCAGCGCCACGAAGGGCTCGGCCGGCGCGAGGCGATCGAGCGCGCGGCGGCGGTGCGGCTGCGACCGATCCTGATGACGACCGCGGCGATGGTCGCGGGCCTCGTGCCGCTCGTGTTCGCCGCGGGCGCCGGCGCGGCGAGCCGCTTCGCGATCGGCATCACGGTGTCGACAGGCATGCTGGTCGGCACGCTGTTCACGCTGTTCGTGCTGCCGACCGTCTATACGTTCGTCGCGAAGGATCACGGCGCGGCGATGCGCAGCGAGCGCGCGCAACTTCTCGCAGCCACTCGATAA